A genomic window from Microbacterium sp. H1-D42 includes:
- a CDS encoding DUF3039 domain-containing protein — protein sequence MSTPLDSPDQGGVATLDRELEELLREENLEPGDHERFSHYVKKDKILESAITGKPVRALCGKKWTPGRDPEKFPICPTCKEIYESMVR from the coding sequence ATGAGTACTCCGCTGGACAGCCCCGATCAGGGTGGCGTGGCAACACTTGATCGCGAACTCGAAGAGCTCCTCCGCGAGGAGAACCTCGAGCCAGGCGACCACGAGCGCTTCTCGCACTACGTGAAGAAGGACAAGATCCTGGAGTCGGCGATCACCGGCAAGCCGGTCCGCGCGCTGTGCGGCAAGAAGTGGACCCCGGGGCGCGACCCCGAGAAGTTCCCGATCTGCCCGACCTGCAAGGAGATCTACGAGTCGATGGTGCGCTGA
- a CDS encoding nicotinate phosphoribosyltransferase: protein MSSAFLTDRYELTMLAASLQDGTAARPSVFELFSRRLSGGRRFGVVAGTGRLLSLLREFRFGEDELRYLRDHEVVDAAALKYLENYRFTGTIRGYREGELYFPGSPILTVEGSFADAVVLETVALSVLNHDSAVATAASRMSIAAGERPLAEMGSRRAAEQSAVAAARAAYIAGFAATSNLEAGRQWGIPTMGTAAHSWTLLHDSEEDAFRSQVQSLGVETTLLVDTYDIRAGVETAIRVAGAELGGVRLDSGDLPLVAAAVREQLDELGATKTKITVTSDLDEYAIAALAASPVDFYGVGTSVVTGSGYPTAGMVYKLVARQDPAGGWVAVAKASTDKGSKGGRKAAFRTLRNGVAVAETVSVADGFEIVDAASEHPDARALQVVLVENGEIDTAYEGAAGTASARDHHLRVREELPVRALALSKSDPAIPTLFEDAD from the coding sequence ATGAGCTCCGCGTTCCTCACCGACCGCTACGAACTGACCATGCTGGCCGCGTCACTGCAAGACGGCACGGCCGCACGGCCCAGCGTCTTCGAGTTGTTCTCGCGGCGCCTCTCCGGCGGGCGCCGGTTCGGCGTCGTCGCCGGCACGGGGCGTCTGCTGTCGCTGCTGCGCGAGTTCCGCTTCGGCGAGGACGAGCTGCGCTACCTGCGTGATCACGAAGTGGTGGATGCTGCCGCGCTGAAGTACCTGGAGAACTACCGCTTCACCGGAACGATCCGCGGCTACCGGGAGGGCGAGCTGTACTTCCCCGGGTCGCCGATCCTCACGGTGGAGGGCTCGTTCGCGGATGCCGTGGTGCTCGAGACGGTCGCATTGAGCGTGCTGAACCATGACTCGGCGGTCGCCACGGCCGCGTCGAGGATGAGCATCGCCGCCGGTGAGCGTCCGCTGGCCGAGATGGGTTCACGGCGTGCCGCCGAGCAGTCCGCCGTGGCCGCCGCTCGCGCCGCGTACATCGCCGGATTCGCGGCGACAAGCAACCTCGAGGCCGGCCGGCAGTGGGGCATCCCGACGATGGGCACCGCCGCGCACTCGTGGACGCTGCTGCACGACAGCGAAGAGGACGCCTTCCGCTCGCAGGTGCAGAGCCTCGGGGTGGAGACGACCCTGCTGGTGGACACCTACGACATCCGCGCCGGCGTCGAGACGGCGATCCGCGTGGCAGGCGCAGAGCTGGGCGGCGTGCGGCTGGACTCGGGCGACCTGCCTCTTGTCGCCGCCGCCGTGCGCGAGCAGCTGGACGAGCTCGGCGCGACCAAGACGAAGATCACCGTGACCAGCGACCTCGACGAGTACGCGATCGCGGCCCTCGCGGCGTCACCCGTCGACTTCTACGGCGTCGGCACGTCAGTGGTCACAGGGTCCGGCTACCCGACCGCCGGCATGGTCTACAAGCTGGTCGCCAGGCAGGACCCGGCGGGCGGCTGGGTCGCGGTGGCGAAGGCCTCAACCGACAAGGGCTCCAAGGGCGGCCGCAAGGCCGCGTTCCGCACGCTGCGGAACGGCGTGGCTGTGGCCGAGACCGTCTCAGTGGCCGACGGGTTCGAGATCGTCGATGCGGCATCGGAGCACCCGGATGCCCGGGCGCTGCAGGTCGTGCTGGTCGAGAACGGCGAGATCGACACGGCCTACGAGGGTGCCGCAGGAACGGCATCCGCTCGCGATCACCACCTGCGTGTTCGCGAGGAGCTGCCGGTGCGCGCTCTTGCGCTCAGCAAGTCCGACCCGGCGATCCCGACGCTGTTCGAAGACGCGGACTGA
- a CDS encoding glycoside hydrolase family 3 N-terminal domain-containing protein: protein MAQADELIRLANGVLWPGFLGNDVPSWLSDALEDGLAGVVYFAQNLDGDTAALSAEIHRLAPHALIGIDEEGGSVTRLETATGSTVPGAAQLGALDDVEATRATGYEIGRRVDRIGADVVIGPVADVNTDPRNPVIGARAFGSDTALVSRHVVAAVQGIQAAGVAACAKHYPGHGDTHTDSHQDLPRLELTEAEIEGAHLPPFTAAVRAGVRAIMTAHIIAPHWGDAPATLNPAVLGRLREDGFDGVIITDALDMSAIREHVGIGGGAVQALAAGADLLCIGNPTNPGAAMLPDQDEQDYLAARDAIVAALRSGELSRERVEQAAARVAAMSDAVRSRPAVPEVPFDAGAIADRAVRVDGSFAAFRDAPTTVLDLRRPSSLAVDSAAAHVALALAAGGKIVRLDAAAAADAEIADAVRAATAGGPDAQRVILVDRIDAGAPQRTVLERIRSMLPADIAAQAVVVNVGLPAGVASSDAAGPAITSSAASLLAARAARRALLNPNR from the coding sequence ATGGCGCAGGCCGACGAACTGATTCGACTGGCGAACGGCGTGCTGTGGCCCGGATTCCTCGGGAACGACGTGCCCAGCTGGCTGTCGGACGCGCTCGAGGACGGACTCGCCGGCGTCGTGTACTTCGCGCAGAACCTCGATGGCGACACCGCGGCCCTCAGCGCCGAGATCCACCGCCTCGCCCCGCACGCGCTGATCGGCATCGACGAGGAGGGCGGCAGCGTCACCCGCCTCGAGACGGCCACCGGATCGACCGTGCCCGGTGCTGCCCAGCTCGGTGCGCTTGACGACGTCGAGGCCACCAGGGCCACCGGCTACGAGATCGGCCGCCGCGTCGACCGCATCGGAGCCGACGTCGTGATCGGCCCGGTCGCCGACGTCAACACCGACCCCCGCAATCCCGTGATCGGGGCGCGCGCCTTCGGCTCCGACACTGCGCTCGTCTCACGGCACGTCGTCGCCGCCGTGCAGGGCATCCAAGCGGCCGGCGTCGCCGCCTGCGCGAAGCACTACCCCGGCCACGGCGACACCCACACCGACTCGCACCAGGACCTGCCCCGCCTCGAGCTCACCGAAGCCGAGATCGAGGGCGCCCACCTGCCGCCGTTCACCGCCGCAGTGCGGGCGGGCGTGCGCGCCATCATGACCGCCCACATCATCGCTCCGCATTGGGGTGACGCGCCGGCCACGCTTAACCCTGCGGTGCTCGGACGCCTGCGCGAGGACGGCTTCGACGGCGTCATCATCACGGATGCACTGGACATGTCGGCCATCCGCGAGCACGTCGGCATCGGCGGAGGCGCCGTGCAGGCACTCGCAGCCGGCGCCGACCTGCTCTGCATCGGCAACCCCACCAACCCCGGCGCCGCGATGCTGCCCGACCAGGACGAGCAGGACTACCTGGCGGCCCGCGACGCGATCGTCGCGGCGCTGCGCAGCGGTGAGCTCTCGCGGGAGCGCGTCGAGCAGGCAGCGGCACGAGTGGCAGCGATGTCGGATGCTGTTCGCTCGCGTCCCGCCGTGCCGGAGGTACCGTTCGACGCGGGTGCCATCGCCGACCGCGCAGTGCGCGTCGACGGCTCGTTCGCGGCATTCCGCGACGCGCCGACGACGGTGCTCGACCTGCGTCGCCCCTCGAGCCTCGCCGTCGACAGCGCCGCCGCGCACGTCGCGCTCGCACTCGCGGCGGGCGGCAAGATCGTGCGGCTCGATGCCGCGGCGGCTGCAGATGCCGAGATCGCCGACGCGGTGCGCGCGGCGACCGCGGGTGGGCCGGACGCGCAGCGCGTGATCCTCGTCGACCGGATCGATGCCGGCGCGCCGCAGAGGACGGTGCTCGAGCGCATCAGATCGATGCTTCCGGCAGACATCGCCGCGCAGGCCGTGGTCGTGAACGTGGGACTGCCCGCCGGCGTCGCCTCGTCAGATGCTGCTGGCCCTGCCATCACCTCGTCCGCCGCGAGTCTGCTTGCTGCTCGTGCGGCACGGCGCGCACTGCTGAACCCGAACCGCTGA
- the murQ gene encoding N-acetylmuramic acid 6-phosphate etherase, which produces MTDREELRSTLETLATEGVDPAFAELDLLSTADQVALMAAQGVVAAQAVAAEEASIARAVDGIVERLHSGGRLVYIGAGTAGRMGVLDASEIPPTFGTDPSLVTGLIAGGEYALRNAIENAEDDFDAGEQAGRALGPDDAIVGISASGRTPYVTGALRAARERGAFTVSLACNRDAEISVGVDVAIEVVVGPEVVAGSTRLKAGTAQKLVLNTLSTLAMVRSGKVYGNLMVDVQSTNEKLRVRAERTVVHATSCTVEQAAAALAAAGGSVKLAIAIVETGADAVTARAALDAAGGNLRQALAAARAGGLTE; this is translated from the coding sequence ATGACCGACCGTGAAGAGCTGCGCTCCACCCTGGAGACCTTGGCCACCGAGGGCGTCGATCCCGCATTCGCCGAACTCGATCTGCTGAGTACAGCAGACCAGGTGGCGCTGATGGCCGCCCAGGGCGTTGTCGCTGCCCAGGCGGTCGCTGCCGAAGAGGCGAGCATCGCGCGAGCCGTGGACGGCATCGTCGAACGGCTGCACAGTGGCGGGCGCCTGGTCTACATCGGTGCGGGCACGGCCGGGCGCATGGGAGTGCTGGATGCCAGCGAGATCCCACCGACGTTCGGCACCGACCCGTCGCTGGTCACCGGCCTCATCGCCGGCGGCGAGTACGCCCTGCGGAATGCCATCGAGAACGCCGAGGACGATTTCGACGCGGGGGAGCAGGCCGGCCGCGCGCTCGGCCCTGATGACGCGATCGTCGGCATCTCGGCATCAGGGCGCACTCCGTACGTCACCGGCGCACTGCGGGCCGCCCGTGAGCGCGGCGCGTTCACGGTGAGCCTGGCGTGCAACCGCGACGCCGAGATCTCGGTCGGCGTCGACGTCGCCATCGAGGTGGTCGTGGGGCCAGAGGTCGTCGCAGGATCCACCCGGCTGAAGGCCGGCACGGCGCAGAAGCTCGTGCTGAACACCCTCTCGACTCTGGCGATGGTGCGGTCCGGCAAGGTGTACGGCAACCTCATGGTCGACGTGCAGTCCACCAACGAGAAGCTGCGCGTGCGCGCCGAGCGCACCGTCGTGCACGCCACCTCGTGCACCGTCGAACAGGCGGCGGCGGCCCTGGCCGCGGCGGGCGGCTCGGTGAAGCTCGCGATCGCCATCGTCGAGACCGGGGCGGATGCTGTGACCGCGCGCGCGGCGCTGGATGCGGCGGGCGGCAATCTGCGGCAGGCGCTCGCGGCAGCCCGAGCAGGCGGGCTCACGGAGTAG
- the murI gene encoding glutamate racemase, whose product MNDAPIGIFDSGVGGLTVARAIRAQLPQESLVYIGDTAHSPYGPKPIADVRRYSLEVLDTLVDQGVKMLVIACNTASAAVLRDARERYDVPVVEVIGPAVRRAVSTTRNGRVGVIGTVGTIGSRAYQDMLEVNERLQVFTAACPRFVEFVEAGITGTPEVLAIAEDYLAPLRQADVDTLVLGCTHYPFLRGAISYVMGDGVALVSSDDETAADVYRQLVRGDLLAPPGAIATYKYEATGASADDFTALANRLMGREVRDVQLVQTGVIDLPDLSHAPS is encoded by the coding sequence ATGAACGACGCGCCCATCGGGATCTTCGACTCGGGAGTCGGCGGGCTGACGGTCGCCAGAGCGATCCGCGCTCAGCTGCCGCAGGAATCGCTCGTCTACATCGGCGACACCGCTCACTCGCCCTACGGGCCCAAGCCCATCGCCGATGTGCGCCGGTACAGCCTCGAGGTTCTCGACACTCTTGTCGACCAGGGCGTGAAGATGCTCGTGATCGCCTGCAACACAGCATCCGCCGCCGTGCTCCGCGACGCACGGGAGCGCTACGACGTTCCCGTCGTGGAAGTCATCGGGCCCGCCGTGCGCCGCGCCGTCTCGACCACGCGCAACGGACGCGTCGGAGTGATCGGCACGGTCGGCACGATCGGCTCACGCGCCTACCAGGACATGCTCGAGGTCAACGAGCGGCTGCAGGTCTTCACCGCCGCGTGCCCTCGGTTCGTCGAGTTCGTCGAAGCAGGCATCACCGGCACACCAGAAGTGCTCGCGATCGCCGAGGACTACCTCGCACCTCTCCGGCAGGCCGATGTCGACACGCTCGTGCTCGGATGCACGCACTACCCGTTCCTTCGGGGCGCGATCAGCTACGTGATGGGCGACGGCGTCGCGCTGGTCTCCAGTGACGACGAGACAGCCGCCGATGTCTACCGCCAGCTCGTGCGCGGCGATCTGCTCGCCCCGCCGGGCGCCATCGCGACCTACAAGTACGAGGCCACCGGCGCCTCGGCCGATGATTTCACCGCACTGGCGAACCGGCTGATGGGCCGCGAGGTGCGCGACGTGCAGCTCGTGCAGACCGGTGTCATCGATCTGCCCGACCTTTCACACGCCCCGTCTTGA
- the rph gene encoding ribonuclease PH gives MTDIVRADGRSTDQLREINIERGWSAHAEGSALISFGGTKVLCTASFTNGVPRWLTGKGKGWVTAEYAMLPRATNSRNDRESVKGRIGGRTHEISRLIGRALRAVVDTKALGENTIVIDCDVLQADGGTRTAAITGAYVALADAIEWGREKKFIGKNATPLLDTVAAVSVGIIDGEPMLDLAYVEDVRAETDMNIVVTGRGLFVEVQGTAEGAPFDKRELDALTELGLSGCATLKDHQLAALAADSEPQG, from the coding sequence ATGACCGACATCGTCCGCGCCGACGGCCGCAGCACCGATCAGCTTCGCGAGATCAACATCGAACGCGGCTGGTCCGCACACGCCGAGGGCTCGGCGCTGATCAGCTTCGGCGGCACCAAGGTGCTGTGCACCGCGTCGTTCACCAACGGCGTGCCGCGCTGGCTGACCGGCAAGGGCAAGGGGTGGGTCACCGCCGAATACGCGATGCTGCCCCGCGCCACGAACTCGCGCAACGACCGCGAGAGCGTCAAGGGCAGGATCGGCGGACGCACGCACGAGATCTCGCGCCTGATCGGACGCGCGCTGCGCGCCGTCGTCGACACCAAGGCACTGGGTGAGAACACCATCGTCATCGACTGCGACGTGCTGCAGGCAGACGGCGGCACGCGGACCGCGGCGATCACCGGCGCGTACGTCGCCCTCGCCGACGCGATCGAATGGGGTCGCGAGAAGAAGTTCATCGGCAAGAACGCCACCCCGCTGCTCGACACCGTCGCCGCCGTCTCGGTCGGCATCATCGACGGCGAGCCCATGCTCGATCTCGCATACGTCGAGGACGTGCGCGCCGAGACCGACATGAACATCGTCGTCACCGGCCGCGGACTCTTCGTCGAGGTGCAGGGCACTGCCGAGGGCGCCCCCTTCGACAAGCGCGAGCTGGACGCCCTGACGGAACTGGGACTGAGCGGCTGCGCGACGCTGAAGGACCACCAGCTCGCCGCTCTTGCCGCAGATTCCGAGCCGCAGGGATGA
- the rdgB gene encoding RdgB/HAM1 family non-canonical purine NTP pyrophosphatase encodes MKVVLATHNPHKVVEFQQIVAATRPDLEVVGYDGPEPVEDGVTFAENALIKARAAAAHTGLPAVADDSGICVDVLGGSPGVFSAYWAGQRKDAVANLELLLDQLHDIADPHRAAQFHSTIALVTADGAEHVVQGIWPGRLAREASGEGGFGYDPIFIPDGQDPASERTVGGFSAAEKQSQSHRARAFTALVPLLETL; translated from the coding sequence ATGAAAGTCGTCCTCGCGACCCACAACCCGCACAAGGTCGTCGAGTTCCAGCAGATCGTCGCGGCGACCCGTCCCGATCTCGAAGTCGTCGGATACGACGGCCCCGAACCGGTCGAAGACGGCGTGACTTTCGCCGAGAACGCCCTGATCAAGGCGCGGGCCGCGGCTGCGCACACCGGTCTGCCCGCAGTGGCGGACGACTCCGGCATCTGCGTCGACGTGCTCGGCGGCTCGCCAGGGGTCTTCTCGGCGTACTGGGCCGGGCAGCGCAAGGATGCTGTCGCCAACCTCGAGCTGCTGCTCGATCAGCTGCACGACATCGCCGACCCGCACCGCGCGGCGCAGTTCCACTCCACGATCGCTCTGGTCACCGCAGACGGCGCCGAGCACGTGGTGCAGGGCATCTGGCCAGGGCGCCTGGCACGCGAGGCGTCGGGGGAGGGCGGCTTCGGCTACGACCCGATCTTCATCCCGGATGGCCAGGATCCAGCATCCGAGCGCACTGTCGGCGGTTTCTCGGCGGCGGAAAAGCAGTCCCAGTCGCACCGTGCGCGGGCGTTCACGGCGCTGGTGCCGCTGCTGGAGACGCTCTAG
- a CDS encoding DedA family protein produces MIPSALAMTSADTAQYEGFIGWVLSLMQTLGEIGVGVAVLLETFIPPIPSEAILPGAGFLAYEGRMNFWWAWFAATAGALIGAWIWYALGAALGRDRTRRLVGAIPLMETEDFDKAETFFQRWGGVAVLVGRCVPLVRSFISIPAGIERMPLWKFTGYTLLGSGIWNGIWIGLGYAFGPAIAPVLEQWSGVLSKAVLAVIALLILWFVIARLLRLRRQRQAAAAAGGDSVDPQG; encoded by the coding sequence ATGATCCCGAGTGCGCTCGCGATGACCAGCGCCGACACGGCGCAGTACGAGGGCTTCATCGGCTGGGTGCTCTCGCTCATGCAGACGCTCGGTGAGATCGGCGTCGGCGTCGCCGTGCTGCTCGAGACCTTCATCCCGCCGATCCCGTCCGAGGCGATCCTGCCCGGTGCCGGATTCCTCGCGTACGAGGGCCGGATGAACTTCTGGTGGGCGTGGTTCGCCGCGACCGCCGGCGCGCTGATCGGCGCCTGGATCTGGTACGCCCTGGGTGCGGCACTCGGCCGCGACCGCACGCGTCGGCTGGTCGGCGCCATCCCGCTGATGGAGACCGAGGACTTCGACAAGGCAGAGACGTTCTTCCAGCGCTGGGGCGGCGTCGCGGTGCTCGTGGGACGCTGCGTGCCGCTGGTGCGCTCGTTCATCTCGATCCCGGCAGGCATCGAGCGCATGCCGCTTTGGAAGTTCACCGGCTACACGCTGCTCGGATCCGGCATCTGGAACGGCATCTGGATCGGACTCGGCTACGCCTTCGGCCCGGCGATCGCCCCCGTGCTCGAGCAGTGGAGCGGCGTGCTGTCCAAGGCCGTGCTCGCCGTCATCGCGCTGCTGATCCTGTGGTTCGTCATCGCCCGCCTGCTGCGGCTGCGCCGCCAGAGGCAGGCAGCGGCCGCAGCGGGCGGCGACTCCGTGGATCCGCAGGGCTAG
- a CDS encoding cation diffusion facilitator family transporter: protein MHDHAPAPGGIRGAGNRRLLAISLGITVTSMIVQVIGAILSGSLALLADAAHMFTDSSALVIALIASAVAARPADDRRTFGYQRAEVFGALINAIILVVLMVVVAVQGIQRLITPGEVEVQGPLMLVVAVIGMVANGVSMWLLSAAQKTSINVRGAYLEVMGDLIGSVLVIVAAIVIVATGWMPADAIASLLIAVMILPRAISLLREVFSVLAESAPKGMAVSDIRTHLKMYEGVVDVHDVHVWQLTRGAPVFTAHVAVDPTVFAQGRSTELLQELQSCLADHFDVEHSTFQLEPAGQDECEDTHA from the coding sequence ATGCACGATCACGCTCCTGCCCCTGGCGGCATCCGCGGCGCCGGAAACCGGCGCCTGCTGGCGATCTCGCTCGGCATCACCGTCACGAGCATGATCGTCCAGGTGATCGGCGCCATCCTGTCGGGATCGCTCGCGCTGCTCGCTGACGCCGCGCACATGTTCACCGACTCGTCGGCGCTCGTCATCGCCCTGATCGCCAGCGCCGTCGCCGCACGGCCCGCCGATGACCGACGCACCTTCGGCTATCAGCGCGCCGAGGTGTTCGGCGCGCTGATCAACGCCATCATCCTGGTCGTGCTGATGGTGGTCGTCGCGGTGCAGGGCATCCAGCGCCTGATCACACCGGGAGAGGTCGAGGTCCAAGGCCCCCTCATGCTGGTCGTCGCGGTGATCGGCATGGTCGCCAACGGCGTCTCGATGTGGCTGCTGAGTGCCGCGCAGAAGACCAGCATCAACGTGCGCGGTGCCTACCTCGAGGTGATGGGCGACCTGATCGGGTCCGTGCTGGTGATCGTCGCGGCGATCGTGATCGTGGCGACGGGGTGGATGCCGGCGGATGCCATCGCCTCGCTGCTGATCGCGGTGATGATCCTGCCTCGGGCCATCTCGCTGCTGCGCGAAGTGTTCTCGGTGCTTGCCGAATCGGCGCCCAAGGGCATGGCGGTCAGCGACATCCGCACCCACCTGAAGATGTATGAAGGCGTCGTCGACGTGCATGACGTGCACGTGTGGCAGCTCACGCGCGGCGCCCCGGTCTTCACCGCGCACGTGGCCGTCGACCCGACGGTGTTCGCGCAGGGGCGATCGACCGAGCTGCTGCAGGAGCTGCAGTCGTGCCTGGCCGACCACTTCGACGTGGAGCACTCCACGTTCCAGCTCGAGCCCGCGGGGCAGGACGAGTGCGAGGACACCCACGCCTGA